One genomic region from Populus nigra chromosome 8, ddPopNigr1.1, whole genome shotgun sequence encodes:
- the LOC133700815 gene encoding transcription factor bHLH47-like produces MSMGSELNETVEDVTENRCFPAGENKGKVPKRIHKSEREKLKREQLNELFLELASALELSQPNNGKASMLCETTRLLKDLHTQIESLKKENVALLSESHYVTVEKNELREESSALEHQIGKLHSELEMRAASQSKPDLNVPPPEFLQPPHFRVDSFRLPAVDAVALQQTSTVFVVPISPDHVQGFPMATSNVSKPHPRYPTAADSWPSQLLREQQIGRKEV; encoded by the exons ATGAGCATGGGTTCAGAGCTGAATGAAACAGTTGAGGATGTGACTGAAAATCG GTGCTTTCCTGCTGGGGAGAATAAGGGGAAAGTTCCGAAAAGAATTCACAAGTCTGAGAGGGAGAAACTGAAGCGTGAGCAATTGAATGAGCTCTTTCTTGAGTTAGCCTCTGCTCTTG AATTGAGTCAGCCAAATAATGGGAAGGCTTCTATGTTGTGTGAAACAACTCGATTATTAAAGGATTTGCATACGCAGATTGAATCCCTCAAGAAGGAAAATGTAGCTCTCTTATCTGAATCTCACTATGTAACTGTTGAGAAAAACGAGCTGAGGGAGGAGAGTTCTGCCTTGGAACATCAAATTGGGAAACTGCACAGTGAACTTGAAATGAGAGCGGCTTCACAATCAAAGCCTGATCTAAATGTGCCTCCTCCTGAATTTCTGCAACCACCACATTTTCGAGTAGACTCTTTCAGGTTGCCTGCTGTAGATGCTGTTGCATTGCAGCAGACATCGACTGTCTTCGTGGTTCCCATCAGTCCTGATCACGTGCAAGGTTTTCCAATGGCTACCTCGAATGTGAGCAAACCACATCCTAGATATCCAACCGCAGCTGATTCTTGGCCATCTCAGCTTCTTAGGGAGCAGCAAATTGGCAGGAAGGAAGTGTAA